The Corythoichthys intestinalis isolate RoL2023-P3 chromosome 1, ASM3026506v1, whole genome shotgun sequence genomic interval GCACCTTGCCCTGACATCAtgtccactatttgagaagtggtGGTATGACAATACATCGAAATGGTGacgtatcgtgatactttgtatgccCACAGGACAGGGCACATTGAGACATGCGACATGAGACAATTCAcaccacacactcatacctacggacaatttagagtgttcaaacaGCCCACCACGTTTTTGGGATGTGAAAAGCCACACAGTCACAGGGAGAACATACTAACTCCACACAGGatggcccgggattgaacccttcatctcagaactgtgaggtggacgtgctaaccactgggCCACCATGCCACCCGGTAGTCAACCAATGTTGAAATGTGAGAATCACTGCAATGCAAAGCATCTTGGTACAGTATAGACAAGCCATATTTTAAGAACAgtgaagatttttttaaaagtttactgtgacggcccctggccttttaatagttaattttctgagactcttccagtcagctgatcgtcgcctccaccagctggctgcttcccctcccactgtgacgacagctgatTGACGCCGGCCGGACAgatcgccgccgccgccgccgctgattggccacgaaaaaggcgccaagcttcataATCCcgccgctgtcaacgctctacgagatcgcatttgacagcattctgccgcagtcctcctcgccagctgtttgctcgtcaTTCATTCTCGTGTGCgtttgatcgctagtttgatacactcccgctttttcggtgtggtcttttgtgtttattagttattggatcgtttttgttcaccactgtaaataagagcactgaagcagtaggggtaagtcgccatttctgttcaacccgttttctcctgtttagtTTAGTGgaagaagctaggttagtggctgtctttgtTCTTCTTCACAatgagggtttagttagcgggtggggtttaagtgtagactccttttttctattgttttggcctggtcttaccctgaagccgcgcttcatccacattttgtatttattgttcattgcgagtttgactgtgtaaataaatttgtgtccactcgtaccttgtgtggctcgttttatgttgcgCCCTTAGGCGAGcagtccgtgggacgtaacgtaacatagaagtaaaaaaaaaaaaaaaaaaaaacagtaaagaaCAAAAATCTTTAATAGTAGTAGTATAAAGGTCCAGTAATTCCAAATTGAAGCAAATATTACAATGCACACGACTCAAAATAAATGCAGCTTGAAattgaaacaaaataaaaattacataCCATGTGCACCTTATTACAACAACAGTGGATAAATCGTACATCAAAACAGATCGCCGACATGGAATTCTCTCTTTCGAACTTGCTCTCGTACGCACCATTCGCATGTGACCTCAACCGAGAgtaatttttctcaaaattcttttggaataacaaatataacaaaattcagtagaaaacacaagaaGAGTAGAAATGAATACACATACAATTTTAGAAAACAATGAATTGACTTAATGAATTAACAATGAAAGACTATTGCTTCTGCGTTGTCATGGCAATCGAAGGTGAGGCAATACTAGCGGCCATCTACACCGACAAAAATGTAGTATGACAAAAAGTATAAGGTTACGGAATAACCTCAACAGAAAGAGATGTACCCCAATCCAttcaataatataaaataaaaatcctgaatACTGGCGAGTtctgaaaaagaggggaaatcattgtaaccttttttttttccccaaaaagagGCTCAAGGGAAATCGAATGAAATTGAACTGCTTTTTCCACTGCAAATGCATGGCAGAAATCAAAATTGTTTGTTAACCACTTCAATTGAAAGACTTTTCTCCTCTTGTGacttcttgtgtgtatttttaacttttgaaggtagggaaaaaaacatttaccgcAAACCGTGCAAGGTTTCTTCCCGGTGTTTTCTTGTGTGCGATTCTAAATCTGCCTTCTGTCTGAACCTCTTCccgcaaactgagcaggaaaaaggctttttttccccagtgtgtgttcttgtgtgtctttttAACTGTTGACGCCAGGTAAAACTTTCACCACAAACTGTGCAGGTGAAAGGTTTCTCCCCGCTGTGTTTTCTTGCGTGCATGTTTAATCCTACTTTTGTTTTGAATCCTATACCACAAACTGGGCAGACAAAAGGTTTCTCCACACTGTGTTTTCTTGCGTGTCTATTTAATTCTACCTTCGTTTTGAATCCTTTACCACAAACTGCGCAGACAAAAGGTTTCTCTTGGGTGTGTGTTATTGTGTGCACGTTTAAATTTCCTTTACTGTTGAATCTTTTCTGACAAACTGAGCacgcaaaaggcttttctccagtgtgtgtactcaTGTGAGAAGTGAACTGGTGATTCCAACGAAATCTTTTGTTGCATAGTGAGCAGGCAAAagccttctctccagtgtgtgtacttaTGTGTGATGTTAAAAGGTGCTTCAAGGAGAATTTTTTATCGCAAAGTGAGCAagtgaaaggcttctctccagtgtgtgttcctgCGTGTTTTTTTAACTGTGAATGCCAGGCAAAACTTTCACTGCAAACCGTGCAGGTGAAAGGTCTCTCCCCGCTGTGTGTTCTGGCGTGTCTGTTTAATTCTACATTAGTTTTGAATGTGTTGCCACACactgagcagacaaaaggtttcACTCCGGTGTGTGTTATCGCATGAATTTGTAATTCACTCTTTGTGGTGAATTCTTTACCACACTctaagcaggaaaaaggtttctctccagtgtgtgttcttgtgtgcacGTCTAAATTTCCCTTCTTGGTGAATTTTTTCTCACAAACTGgacaggcaaaaggcttttctccagtgtgtgtactcaTGTGTCTAGTTATCTGATGATTCCAACGAAATCTTTTATTGCAAAgtgagcaggcgaaaggcttctctccagtgtgtgtactcaGGTGTGAAGTCAATTGATGATTCAAacgaaatcttttatcgcaaagtgagcaggcgaaaggcttctctctaGTGTGTGCTCTTGCGTGTCGATCTAACTCTGCCTTCACGGTGAATCTTttctcacaaactgagcaggcaaaaggtttcctACCCGCACATTCTTTTGTGCGTCTTTTCAAAGATGACTTATTGACGGATTTCAAAGCATTTTGGTCAAATTCAACATCCTCCTCATCAGTGTTATAGTCAGAAGAGTGTGATGTTACATCGTCGCTGTCCGAGAGCAAAGCTGAGCGGTCGTCCGGTTGGGATAGTCCCTCACCTTTTGTTGTTTGGTGTTGAAATGAGCTGTCTTTTAAAGGGTTTGCTGCTCCGCTTTCTTTGCTTGGAACTTCatctttttcactttttatgcTGACAATTATTGGAAACTTGGAGAGTTTATCTTCCTGTTCTTCTTTAATGTAGGGGGTCTCTGGctccgcctcctgtttgatGTATGGTGTCTCAGACTCCTCCTCCTGATGGATGTGTGGGGAATCACCCTTCTCAGAGTGAATAACATCTACTGTAACATCTGCGGGGCACAGGATGAAATAAAACCAGGTCATTCAAATTGTCTTTGTGCTGTGAATTtctatttaccgtattggcccaaatataagacggtgctttttgcattgaaataacactgaaaaggtgggggtcgtcttatattcggtacCCATTTacaatgctagatggcgccagatatcattgaagcgatgttctgtcatgacagatctctgtactctcaagtttaaccagtttgcattattttattgcaatgcttttccttattaagatttgtttcaagactacagttagacttcactttgatggttaatgcagttattgcaattttgttttatcaaaatagattggtttatttacatttcaaaaaccagaagccattcatttacgaatgtgaatgcactttagtttacatatgtaaatgttcagattttaagatttgaatgaggcaaaataacatatttgagagaaaaagcataatcattggtttcagatgtactgtaattattttctgtataaaaattaatttggtgttcaaaaagtcttttttcaaacttgagtcttgaaaaagagggggtcgtcttataatcagggtagtcttatattcgggccaatgcggCACATCACATGTAGACGTCCATCCATTTCAAGTGGgcgggtggcagtgaatgaacagcaagaaccctcccacttcaaataggtTGAACGTCTATCgtcattaatggcagccaaacaTAGGCATATAAATGGTAGTTAGCTGTCAGTGTCAGATCCATCAGGATTTAAGCGAACAAATCCAGTGACACAATGGGCTCAATCCGGCTAAATTCCTGTTTAATATGAGGAGGGATTTAACAGTGTCATAGCTTTCAGACATGAGTGAATGAATAATACGGGTAGGACACTTTTAGACATGTATCGCGTCAACGGTGGATGGGATTTTATTACCTGAAAATTACGTTACTTTTGTGCGGCAAAGCAAACCACACTAACAAAGATGGATGCCGAAATAGCAAGACACACTCGGACCTATTGCTGTGTTATTTTCCTTGGCCCTAATTTCCAGTAGCAATTTTATTTCACTATTTTTCCACTTTGCTTACAAATTTAATCTTGCAGCAAAGAAATGACGTAGTAAACACTGGCCTGTACTTTTAGTCCCAAGATATCTACTTCATCAGCCTTCACGCTCTGACAAAGGACTTAACCGGCTGCATTTACACATGCCGCAATACATAAACAATATATACTGTTGCGTTAtgcggaaagaaaaaaaatctgaaccaTACATACAAACAATATGGCAAAAATGCCTGTGTACTTCTTAACACAAATTTGAACAGGTGCATATAAGGCTACAGAGTATATAACAGTAATATGTAGGGTGTCAACAAACGAACTATAGTTGAAATTAAATAATCAAAACtgctcatgtttttttccccaagtgtgatgtatcaaatagatTGAAAGGTTTCCTCAGTTTTGCTGTTCTTTATTTGAAGGTTATTTGTAAAGGACAGCTCATTATGAAACCCATTAAATATAGGTTTGACTTGCATAAATTTGCACTTGTGTATATTAACAGACAATGACTATGTTGTTAATTAGAAAGTCCACCTCGGTTTGATAACAGGTCCATAGATTGTCATTTTAAGAAAAGCGGCATGCTAATGTAGTTCTCTTTAATTTCTTTTAGTAATTTTCCATGTATTGTGCTGTTGTAATCTGGACCTTGAGTCTGTGAATCAAAGCTATCTATTGATCTATATAATCAAAATGTGTTAGTGCATCCTCGCTAGCAAGCTAAGCTAAATACAACTAAATTAAGTGAGCCTggtaagcttcaacaaaaagccAAACGACTTTCCCTAAGCTTCAGGTCAGGATGTTTTAGTCCTCTAAATGTTTACTTGGGTACTTACCTGATGAGTTTGCATTGAAGAAGCGCATTTGGTTAGGGTACACAacaaactagagctgtcccgactagtcgacattgtcgacgtcatcgatgacgtaaatccgtcgacgagcacaacatcccatcgacggttaatgaagggtcaaaaaaatatatgcgtggaaagttcagaatgtcggacgcttggtatgcaagcggggaaatcggcacaaagccaaaaaaagcgcaccagagagtccaaaacattgacttatttttaaagaaagaaaggagggtacactattgtgtcctgtctcttcaatgccaagcttggctgcacgtcggccgtgaatgataacgacaggagattgtaagtccatctaactaactaatgacatgtttattgaagttgctaagcctgtcgcgatatgcaataattccatttatcgcatggtaaataaaaatgagggcggttatTTTCACGGCTGagttttatcgctgcgcgcgtgtataca includes:
- the LOC130923357 gene encoding zinc finger protein 84-like isoform X2, with protein sequence MPRRCVAGFCSNTPKKGVSLYRFPKDAVRREEWAEQVRRTGDHWSPTDSSVLCSVHFTDDCFDSVPLLKIEFGLPVQHPRALLDTALPTIFPRPQLCEQADYGSCRGQCSQCIGSSWKKRRKCTVGSHGKTGKEGGGGKATKKDLHPEKHDASHVKQEKESEMPSIKKEVEPETRSIKEEEQEDEITKFPMIVTVKSEVDEGPMEVSRAAKRSRGSSFQHLTTKGEAQLQPDDLFAPLSDSDDVTSHSSGFSTDEKDVDFDQNAPKSLNKSSLKRDTKECADVTVDVIHSEKGDSPHIHQEEESETPYIKQEAEPETPYIKEEQEDKLSKFPIIVSIKSEKDEVPSKESGAANPLKDSSFQHQTTKGEGLSQPDDRSALLSDSDDVTSHSSDYNTDEEDVEFDQNALKSVNKSSLKRRTKECAGRKPFACSVCEKRFTVKAELDRHARAHTREKPFACSLCDKRFRLNHQLTSHLSTHTGEKPFACSLCNKRFRWNHQITRHMSTHTGEKPFACPVCEKKFTKKGNLDVHTRTHTGEKPFSCLECGKEFTTKSELQIHAITHTGVKPFVCSVCGNTFKTNVELNRHARTHSGERPFTCTVCSESFAWHSQLKKHAGTHTGEKPFTCSLCDKKFSLKHLLTSHISTHTGEKAFACSLCNKRFRWNHQFTSHMSTHTGEKPFACSVCQKRFNSKGNLNVHTITHTQEKPFVCAVCGKGFKTKVELNRHARKHSVEKPFVCPVCGIGFKTKVGLNMHARKHSGEKPFTCTVCGESFTWRQQLKRHTRTHTGEKKPFSCSVCGKRFRQKADLESHTRKHREETLHGLR
- the LOC130923357 gene encoding zinc finger protein 182-like isoform X3 gives rise to the protein MCSFKAFSSDVTVVDLPPEKYDPPQVKQESESGMPSIKQEAEPETPYVKEEEWEDEITFPMTISVKSEEEYGPSEESGAAKPSRDSSFQHPTTKDVTVEDLHSEKHEPLHIKQEENPGTHSIKEEEQEDEVSKFPITISVKTEEHDGPSKESGAAKPSGDSSFQHTATKEATKKDLHPEKHDASHVKQEKESEMPSIKKEVEPETRSIKEEEQEDEITKFPMIVTVKSEVDEGPMEVSRAAKRSRGSSFQHLTTKDVTVDVIHSEKGDSPHIHQEEESETPYIKQEAEPETPYIKEEQEDKLSKFPIIVSIKSEKDEVPSKESGAANPLKDSSFQHQTTKGEGLSQPDDRSALLSDSDDVTSHSSDYNTDEEDVEFDQNALKSVNKSSLKRRTKECAGRKPFACSVCEKRFTVKAELDRHARAHTREKPFACSLCDKRFRLNHQLTSHLSTHTGEKPFACSLCNKRFRWNHQITRHMSTHTGEKPFACPVCEKKFTKKGNLDVHTRTHTGEKPFSCLECGKEFTTKSELQIHAITHTGVKPFVCSVCGNTFKTNVELNRHARTHSGERPFTCTVCSESFAWHSQLKKHAGTHTGEKPFTCSLCDKKFSLKHLLTSHISTHTGEKAFACSLCNKRFRWNHQFTSHMSTHTGEKPFACSVCQKRFNSKGNLNVHTITHTQEKPFVCAVCGKGFKTKVELNRHARKHSVEKPFVCPVCGIGFKTKVGLNMHARKHSGEKPFTCTVCGESFTWRQQLKRHTRTHTGEKKPFSCSVCGKRFRQKADLESHTRKHREETLHGLR
- the LOC130923357 gene encoding zinc finger protein 84-like isoform X1, with protein sequence MCSFKAFSSDVTVVDLPPEKYDPPQVKQESESGMPSIKQEAEPETPYVKEEEWEDEITFPMTISVKSEEEYGPSEESGAAKPSRDSSFQHPTTKDVTVEDLHSEKHEPLHIKQEENPGTHSIKEEEQEDEVSKFPITISVKTEEHDGPSKESGAAKPSGDSSFQHTATKEATKKDLHPEKHDASHVKQEKESEMPSIKKEVEPETRSIKEEEQEDEITKFPMIVTVKSEVDEGPMEVSRAAKRSRGSSFQHLTTKGEAQLQPDDLFAPLSDSDDVTSHSSGFSTDEKDVDFDQNAPKSLNKSSLKRDTKECADVTVDVIHSEKGDSPHIHQEEESETPYIKQEAEPETPYIKEEQEDKLSKFPIIVSIKSEKDEVPSKESGAANPLKDSSFQHQTTKGEGLSQPDDRSALLSDSDDVTSHSSDYNTDEEDVEFDQNALKSVNKSSLKRRTKECAGRKPFACSVCEKRFTVKAELDRHARAHTREKPFACSLCDKRFRLNHQLTSHLSTHTGEKPFACSLCNKRFRWNHQITRHMSTHTGEKPFACPVCEKKFTKKGNLDVHTRTHTGEKPFSCLECGKEFTTKSELQIHAITHTGVKPFVCSVCGNTFKTNVELNRHARTHSGERPFTCTVCSESFAWHSQLKKHAGTHTGEKPFTCSLCDKKFSLKHLLTSHISTHTGEKAFACSLCNKRFRWNHQFTSHMSTHTGEKPFACSVCQKRFNSKGNLNVHTITHTQEKPFVCAVCGKGFKTKVELNRHARKHSVEKPFVCPVCGIGFKTKVGLNMHARKHSGEKPFTCTVCGESFTWRQQLKRHTRTHTGEKKPFSCSVCGKRFRQKADLESHTRKHREETLHGLR
- the LOC130923357 gene encoding oocyte zinc finger protein XlCOF6-like isoform X5, with the protein product MSFNTFSSEATKKDLHPEKHDASHVKQEKESEMPSIKKEVEPETRSIKEEEQEDEITKFPMIVTVKSEVDEGPMEVSRAAKRSRGSSFQHLTTKGEAQLQPDDLFAPLSDSDDVTSHSSGFSTDEKDVDFDQNAPKSLNKSSLKRDTKECADVTVDVIHSEKGDSPHIHQEEESETPYIKQEAEPETPYIKEEQEDKLSKFPIIVSIKSEKDEVPSKESGAANPLKDSSFQHQTTKGEGLSQPDDRSALLSDSDDVTSHSSDYNTDEEDVEFDQNALKSVNKSSLKRRTKECAGRKPFACSVCEKRFTVKAELDRHARAHTREKPFACSLCDKRFRLNHQLTSHLSTHTGEKPFACSLCNKRFRWNHQITRHMSTHTGEKPFACPVCEKKFTKKGNLDVHTRTHTGEKPFSCLECGKEFTTKSELQIHAITHTGVKPFVCSVCGNTFKTNVELNRHARTHSGERPFTCTVCSESFAWHSQLKKHAGTHTGEKPFTCSLCDKKFSLKHLLTSHISTHTGEKAFACSLCNKRFRWNHQFTSHMSTHTGEKPFACSVCQKRFNSKGNLNVHTITHTQEKPFVCAVCGKGFKTKVELNRHARKHSVEKPFVCPVCGIGFKTKVGLNMHARKHSGEKPFTCTVCGESFTWRQQLKRHTRTHTGEKKPFSCSVCGKRFRQKADLESHTRKHREETLHGLR